Proteins from one Pontibacter korlensis genomic window:
- a CDS encoding tetratricopeptide repeat protein: MKTSAFLLALGFLLAVTPLLAQSTAADSLNTLLEQHQQADTVRAKLLNDLAYELRGTDPEKSYKLAQQALRLAGELNYKPVEATALRRIGSHHYQKANYEAALRAFEQAQQVARQIGDSTTVAWAFNGKGTIYHSQSDYPQALQYYLQAVQVFESVDKHKEAASIMGNVGVLYKEMGELKSALTYFQRGLKLQEQLNDKNEIARFLNNIGGIYSDQRQYNHAESAYRRALDIAREKSNKQLEALVLRNLVEVKGNQKKYAQALSYGTQSVKLYQSLGEREGVADTYYQLSSVHLNAGHADSALYYASRALALAQEIGFKRNIHNTYHVLAEAYAAKKNFPQAYEAQQKYIAYKDSLVGEDKKSMVAALKFQYELDKKQSQITVLTKDKQLQAERASSQRQQKYALLAVLVLVALIAGILVWNNRKQKKTNDLLRKQKAEIDEQAQRLQQLIAELNKSNEELQVQKQTITKQRDHLEQALAELKSAQEQLVQREKMASLGEVTAGIAHEIQNPLNFVNNFSELSVELVQEIKEELQQEASPKNGKAVALNELLDELEQNLDRITQHGKRANCIVKDMLQHSGNSTGDKQPTDINALADEFLRLSYHGLRAKDKNFNAKLITDLDPALGKVKVVPQEIGRVLLNLFNNAFYATQQLKSQLNGQYQPEVRVSTRSLGEQVEIRVRDNGAGIPATVAGKIFQPFFTTKPTGQGTGLGLSLSYDIITKGHGGELKVETKEGEYTEFTICLPAPQ, from the coding sequence ATGAAAACTTCAGCCTTTCTGCTCGCACTTGGCTTCCTGCTGGCAGTTACACCGCTACTGGCTCAAAGTACTGCTGCCGACAGCCTCAATACCCTTTTGGAACAGCACCAGCAAGCTGATACAGTACGCGCAAAGCTGCTGAACGACCTGGCTTATGAGCTAAGAGGAACAGACCCCGAAAAAAGCTATAAGTTGGCCCAGCAGGCCCTGCGATTAGCCGGGGAATTAAACTATAAACCAGTAGAAGCCACTGCCCTGCGCCGTATCGGCAGCCACCATTATCAAAAGGCAAACTACGAGGCTGCTCTTCGTGCTTTTGAACAGGCACAACAGGTAGCCAGGCAGATTGGCGACAGCACCACTGTCGCCTGGGCGTTTAATGGCAAAGGTACCATCTACCACAGCCAGTCTGATTACCCACAGGCGCTGCAGTATTACCTGCAGGCCGTGCAGGTATTTGAGAGCGTTGACAAGCACAAAGAAGCAGCCTCCATTATGGGTAATGTTGGGGTGCTTTACAAAGAAATGGGCGAGCTAAAGTCTGCTCTTACCTATTTTCAGCGGGGCTTAAAGCTACAGGAACAGCTGAACGACAAAAATGAGATTGCCCGCTTTCTCAACAACATAGGTGGCATTTACAGCGACCAACGGCAGTATAACCATGCCGAATCAGCTTATAGGCGAGCTTTAGACATAGCCCGGGAAAAGAGCAACAAACAGCTGGAAGCGCTTGTTTTGCGCAACCTGGTGGAAGTAAAGGGAAATCAAAAGAAGTATGCGCAGGCATTAAGCTACGGAACTCAATCTGTTAAGCTGTACCAGTCTTTAGGAGAGAGAGAAGGCGTGGCAGACACTTACTACCAGCTTTCCTCCGTACATCTCAACGCCGGTCATGCCGACAGTGCCCTGTACTATGCCAGCCGTGCCCTGGCACTAGCGCAGGAAATTGGCTTTAAGCGCAACATCCACAACACCTACCATGTATTGGCAGAGGCTTACGCCGCTAAAAAAAACTTTCCCCAAGCATACGAGGCACAACAAAAGTATATCGCCTATAAAGACAGCCTTGTAGGGGAAGACAAGAAAAGCATGGTGGCTGCCCTGAAGTTTCAATATGAGCTGGATAAAAAGCAGTCTCAGATTACAGTACTAACTAAAGACAAACAGTTGCAGGCCGAAAGGGCCAGCAGCCAACGCCAGCAAAAATACGCTCTACTGGCAGTGCTGGTGCTGGTAGCTTTGATAGCAGGTATACTTGTCTGGAATAACCGCAAGCAGAAAAAAACCAATGATCTGCTCCGCAAGCAAAAGGCAGAGATTGACGAACAGGCACAAAGGCTGCAGCAGCTAATTGCAGAGCTCAACAAATCCAATGAAGAGCTGCAGGTCCAGAAACAAACCATAACGAAGCAACGGGACCACCTGGAGCAGGCCCTGGCAGAATTAAAGTCGGCGCAGGAGCAACTGGTACAGCGAGAAAAAATGGCTTCGCTCGGTGAGGTAACCGCCGGTATCGCCCATGAGATACAGAATCCGCTCAACTTCGTAAATAACTTCTCTGAGCTTTCTGTAGAGCTGGTGCAAGAGATAAAAGAGGAGTTACAGCAAGAGGCTAGTCCGAAAAACGGCAAGGCGGTAGCCTTAAATGAGCTGCTAGATGAACTGGAGCAGAACCTCGACAGGATAACACAGCATGGCAAGCGGGCTAACTGCATCGTAAAAGATATGCTGCAGCACTCGGGTAACTCTACCGGCGATAAGCAGCCAACAGATATCAATGCCCTGGCAGATGAGTTCCTGCGCCTCTCCTACCACGGCCTTCGAGCCAAGGACAAGAACTTTAACGCCAAGCTTATAACCGACCTGGACCCTGCCTTGGGGAAGGTAAAAGTAGTGCCCCAGGAGATCGGGCGCGTACTGCTTAACCTTTTCAATAATGCCTTCTACGCTACGCAACAATTAAAATCGCAGCTGAACGGGCAGTATCAGCCGGAGGTAAGAGTAAGCACCAGAAGCCTGGGAGAGCAGGTGGAGATCAGGGTGCGCGATAATGGAGCAGGCATACCCGCCACAGTAGCAGGCAAAATATTTCAGCCCTTTTTCACCACCAAACCTACCGGCCAGGGCACCGGCCTGGGCCTATCCCTGAGCTACGATATCATTACCAAGGGCCATGGAGGTGAGCTGAAAGTGGAGACCAAAGAAGGAGAATACACGGAGTTCACAATCTGCTTACCTGCACCACAGTAA
- a CDS encoding integrase core domain-containing protein, whose translation MGFDFNYLSLITDAYSKKIVDYCLHQFLSTEGCLRALEMALATRSKQSSKLIHHSDRGVQYCSFEYVKKLRAADIAISMTDSGEAYENQIAERVNGILKHEFKLNQVFKTHMEALLAVEKGIRNYNTLRPHMSCSYLTPSQAHQVEEPLVKQWKRKSSVSEADSV comes from the coding sequence GTGGGGTTCGACTTTAACTACCTGTCTCTGATTACCGATGCCTACTCCAAGAAGATCGTGGACTACTGCCTGCATCAGTTCCTGAGCACGGAGGGCTGCCTGAGAGCCTTGGAAATGGCGCTTGCCACGCGCAGTAAACAAAGCAGCAAGCTGATTCACCACTCTGACCGTGGCGTGCAGTACTGCAGCTTTGAGTATGTAAAGAAGCTAAGGGCAGCAGACATCGCTATTAGCATGACAGACAGTGGAGAGGCGTACGAGAATCAGATTGCCGAAAGGGTGAATGGGATACTGAAGCATGAGTTCAAGCTCAACCAGGTGTTCAAAACACATATGGAAGCTCTATTGGCTGTAGAAAAGGGTATCCGCAATTACAATACGCTTCGCCCTCACATGAGCTGTAGTTACTTAACCCCCTCACAGGCTCATCAGGTGGAAGAGCCTTTAGTGAAGCAGTGGAAGAGAAAGTCATCAGTGAGTGAAGCTGATAGCGTATGA
- a CDS encoding transposase, with protein MEDHIRELLSRYQYSEEVKEAAAFRVLFGGEDAKDIMQELGVHNVKTIHHWVTDYQRKIEQGLISLPPMTEKQKQNLEALKQRNKQLEKSLEEANLMILALHTMIEVAEKDLKISIRKKSGTKRS; from the coding sequence ATGGAAGACCACATTCGAGAACTACTCAGCCGCTATCAGTATAGCGAGGAAGTCAAGGAGGCCGCTGCCTTTCGCGTGCTTTTTGGAGGAGAAGATGCTAAGGATATTATGCAGGAACTTGGCGTACACAACGTCAAAACAATTCATCACTGGGTTACGGACTACCAGCGTAAGATTGAGCAAGGACTTATATCTTTACCTCCCATGACTGAGAAGCAAAAGCAAAATTTGGAAGCCCTAAAGCAGCGAAACAAACAGCTGGAGAAATCCCTGGAGGAGGCTAATCTCATGATCCTGGCCCTGCACACGATGATTGAAGTGGCGGAAAAGGACCTGAAAATCTCGATCCGAAAAAAGTCTGGTACCAAACGGTCCTGA
- a CDS encoding adenylate/guanylate cyclase domain-containing protein: MMAKILVVDDEADMELLIKQKFRRKIRDNTYEFVFAQNGVEALQKLQEHPDLDLVLTDINMPEMDGLTLLTKIPEVSPIIKAVIVSAYGDMENIRTAMNRGAYDFICKPVDFEDLEVTMNKTLQHVNQMRTTLQAIKENNILKMYVDESVLSFMTHTEFETSLLLNESVEATVMFIDICGFTAISEHVSANEVVNLLNKLFDLMVNEITDQDGHVDKFLGDAVMAVFQGQYHLDRCVEAALAVRKKLCSFEETLSDGRVYKPEVSIGINAGEVISGNIGSSSLRRLDYTVIGDPVNVAQRLQSVAQPGQILITDKSFEKIKESFVCKPIGEISLKNKSHPVMTYEVLE; encoded by the coding sequence TTGATGGCAAAGATATTGGTAGTTGATGACGAAGCAGACATGGAGCTTCTGATAAAGCAGAAATTCAGGCGCAAAATACGGGATAATACATATGAATTTGTTTTTGCACAAAATGGAGTAGAGGCTTTACAAAAATTACAGGAGCACCCTGATCTGGACCTGGTTCTAACAGACATTAACATGCCAGAGATGGATGGCCTAACCTTGCTTACCAAAATCCCTGAGGTCAGCCCGATCATTAAGGCTGTTATTGTATCGGCCTATGGCGATATGGAAAACATTCGGACTGCCATGAACCGTGGAGCCTATGACTTTATATGCAAGCCGGTAGATTTTGAGGATTTGGAGGTGACCATGAACAAGACCTTGCAGCATGTAAACCAAATGCGTACCACACTGCAGGCTATCAAAGAAAACAACATCCTGAAAATGTATGTGGATGAGTCGGTGCTAAGCTTCATGACGCATACCGAATTTGAAACAAGCCTGCTTCTGAACGAGTCTGTTGAAGCCACGGTGATGTTTATTGATATCTGTGGTTTTACAGCCATATCAGAACATGTGTCGGCCAATGAGGTTGTTAACCTGCTCAACAAGCTGTTTGACCTGATGGTGAACGAAATAACAGATCAGGACGGACACGTAGATAAGTTTCTAGGCGATGCCGTGATGGCTGTTTTCCAGGGACAGTACCACCTGGACCGTTGTGTAGAGGCCGCCCTGGCTGTACGGAAAAAGCTTTGCTCCTTTGAGGAAACATTGTCGGATGGCAGGGTATACAAGCCTGAGGTATCCATAGGTATTAATGCCGGTGAAGTGATTTCCGGCAATATTGGCTCCAGCTCCCTCCGAAGGCTGGACTATACGGTTATTGGCGATCCGGTAAACGTGGCGCAGCGACTGCAGTCAGTGGCGCAGCCAGGGCAGATCCTTATCACCGACAAGTCTTTTGAAAAGATCAAGGAGTCTTTTGTCTGCAAGCCGATAGGGGAGATTAGCCTGAAGAACAAGTCCCATCCGGTTATGACTTACGAGGTGCTTGAGTAG
- a CDS encoding Crp/Fnr family transcriptional regulator codes for MLLIEKVLMLRCSESFRNIPEQELIGLAGVLEEVYLTPGECVFSKGEIGKCMYFIFKGRVRIHDGDLTLALLEENDIVGELSVLDAERRSASATTTEETILLKLEQEPFYEIMMNNTEVLKGILKTLCRRLRIMDSKSASLQHPASANEPSLL; via the coding sequence ATGCTGCTGATAGAAAAGGTGCTGATGTTGCGGTGTTCGGAGTCTTTCAGAAACATACCTGAGCAGGAGCTGATTGGGCTGGCCGGGGTGCTGGAGGAAGTATACCTAACGCCCGGGGAGTGTGTATTCTCAAAAGGGGAGATCGGTAAATGCATGTATTTCATTTTTAAAGGCAGGGTACGCATACATGACGGCGACCTGACACTGGCCTTGCTGGAAGAGAACGACATCGTAGGAGAACTCTCGGTGCTGGATGCCGAGCGGAGATCGGCTAGTGCCACGACCACAGAGGAAACCATACTGCTTAAGCTGGAGCAGGAGCCTTTTTATGAGATCATGATGAACAATACGGAGGTGCTGAAAGGAATACTGAAAACGTTGTGCCGCAGGCTCCGCATTATGGATAGTAAAAGTGCCAGCCTGCAGCATCCGGCCTCAGCTAATGAGCCAAGCCTTTTATAG
- a CDS encoding response regulator, with the protein MKVLIVDDEADVQPLFEQRFRKEVRTGEIDLAFAFNGEEAYDYVEKHPFEVVLILSDINMPGMSGLELLRLLRQKYAVAPPMIIMITAYGDKESYQQAMQFGADDFLTKPLDFNLLKGKLKTLTFDGKDIGS; encoded by the coding sequence ATGAAAGTTTTGATAGTTGACGACGAGGCAGACGTTCAGCCTCTGTTCGAACAGCGTTTCCGCAAGGAGGTGCGTACCGGAGAAATAGACCTGGCTTTTGCCTTCAACGGCGAAGAAGCATATGACTATGTTGAGAAACATCCGTTTGAGGTGGTGCTTATACTTTCAGACATCAATATGCCGGGCATGAGTGGCTTGGAGCTATTGCGCCTGCTACGGCAGAAGTATGCTGTGGCTCCGCCTATGATCATCATGATCACTGCCTATGGTGATAAGGAAAGCTATCAGCAGGCCATGCAGTTCGGTGCCGATGATTTCCTGACCAAACCCTTAGACTTTAACCTACTCAAAGGTAAACTCAAAACGCTGACTTTTGATGGCAAAGATATTGGTAGTTGA
- a CDS encoding NTP/NDP exchange transporter codes for MFRELAKHLNIKSGEVRLVRSLFLVQFLLGAAIAFFSTASLALFLSSFEVTVLPKVYLMAGACLLLFNYVYTHVEHRFTPAKLLQLASVFSAFSIFLCWLAYTFFYFEWLTIALIIWNLVIYLLIGEAFWGMVAMQFNVRESKRLFSIVGAGDIPAKMLGYLSVSVLVPFISVINLLWMSIASFTLAFVLLGKFKLEQVAAMEDAGVHHTSTAHHQPEKSIIGQIFHNSLILSIAIWFLIAYMILLLVDYTFISEIKLESTISHELATFIAVFFAFGRFLAILFKLIFSSKVIARLGLTNSLLIAPALLFLINIINLVAGEELITHLYIFGVMALIAEVLRSTLQEPVSLVLFQPLDPHSRLKGHVIAKGFTLPFALLTTGTLLSFYLQHYGELSVTFVSQLLLVLLIVWAGSVILIKRAYLHTLVEALRKGLFTGSELFLNSQDVRALLVQKTDSNRPQEVIHALDLLEQSGYMGMQEQLLRQLQSKFFEVKEYVLSRIIANNISAALSLIEEQLARKPEAELEPLLIRAKYSLSLNGTKVRQEELQQLKPENKKAALLGLLCRPGATAPAAKQELSNMATGETAEKLLALEVIAELDGSKYAHLVEALLQDSAPVVYNKAIEVAGKQRRYHLFKLAVAVAERHQAYKALHKALTYYGDAAYEVVRTLTAPVSAPLLDVLLKTAGRTKGEASTLFLEGALKHYPAKADLVVEALWEKKAEVSVETKKGLEQWLDDKLSQGQLKKQYYLQLMPDNEATLLQEAICSEIHQDIQSILKGLALVYDQQRIDRVIELYKMGSMHKLSNAVEMLELLVSKKYFTSLDDLIEFREDVKNNQLRVTSGRDVNTAAVVDEILTGNRATCNSWTRAVACYLIPRLQDKEFLLPALARVPDNGDPLFRETRTYVVSMLS; via the coding sequence ATGTTCAGGGAGTTAGCGAAGCATCTTAATATAAAAAGTGGTGAGGTAAGGCTGGTCAGGTCTCTGTTCCTGGTGCAGTTCTTATTGGGGGCGGCTATTGCTTTCTTTTCTACGGCTAGCCTGGCGCTTTTCCTTTCCTCTTTCGAGGTAACGGTGCTGCCTAAAGTATACCTGATGGCCGGAGCTTGCCTGTTGCTCTTCAACTATGTGTACACGCACGTAGAGCACCGCTTTACACCAGCCAAGTTATTACAGCTGGCATCTGTTTTCTCAGCTTTTTCTATATTTCTGTGCTGGCTGGCTTATACTTTCTTCTACTTTGAGTGGCTGACCATAGCCCTAATTATCTGGAACCTGGTTATCTACCTATTAATAGGAGAGGCTTTCTGGGGTATGGTGGCCATGCAGTTTAACGTCAGGGAGAGCAAGCGACTGTTCTCGATAGTAGGGGCAGGGGACATTCCGGCTAAAATGCTGGGCTACCTGTCTGTTTCGGTGCTGGTGCCTTTTATTAGTGTCATCAACCTGCTTTGGATGTCTATTGCCAGCTTTACACTTGCCTTTGTGTTGCTGGGCAAGTTTAAATTAGAACAGGTGGCAGCTATGGAGGATGCCGGTGTTCACCATACTTCCACTGCGCATCACCAACCGGAAAAATCAATCATAGGGCAGATCTTTCATAACAGCCTTATACTTAGTATTGCTATCTGGTTCCTGATTGCCTACATGATCTTGCTGCTGGTAGATTATACCTTTATTTCTGAGATAAAGCTGGAGAGCACCATCAGTCACGAACTGGCTACTTTCATAGCTGTTTTCTTTGCCTTCGGGCGCTTTCTGGCTATCCTGTTCAAGTTGATCTTCAGCAGTAAGGTAATTGCCAGGCTGGGGCTTACGAACTCCTTGCTCATTGCTCCGGCCCTGCTGTTCCTGATCAACATTATTAACCTGGTGGCAGGGGAGGAGCTGATTACCCACCTATATATATTTGGGGTGATGGCGCTGATAGCAGAAGTGCTCCGCTCAACGCTGCAAGAGCCGGTAAGTCTGGTGCTTTTTCAACCCCTGGACCCGCACAGCCGACTGAAGGGCCATGTTATAGCCAAAGGTTTTACACTGCCATTTGCCCTCCTGACTACTGGTACGCTGCTGTCGTTTTACCTGCAGCACTATGGCGAGCTGTCTGTTACCTTCGTTTCTCAGCTGCTGCTTGTGCTGCTTATTGTTTGGGCAGGTAGTGTTATCCTGATCAAAAGAGCTTACCTGCATACTTTGGTGGAGGCCCTGCGCAAAGGGCTTTTTACCGGTTCCGAATTGTTCCTGAACAGCCAGGATGTGAGAGCGCTGCTGGTGCAGAAAACCGACAGCAACAGGCCACAGGAGGTTATTCATGCGCTGGACCTGCTCGAGCAGTCAGGTTATATGGGCATGCAGGAGCAGTTGCTAAGGCAGCTGCAAAGTAAGTTTTTCGAGGTGAAGGAGTACGTGCTTTCCCGCATTATTGCCAACAACATATCGGCTGCGCTATCGCTCATAGAAGAACAACTCGCCAGGAAACCGGAAGCTGAACTGGAGCCGCTGCTTATCCGGGCGAAGTACTCTCTAAGCCTTAACGGCACAAAGGTGAGGCAGGAAGAACTGCAGCAACTGAAGCCGGAAAACAAAAAAGCTGCCCTGCTTGGCCTGCTTTGCCGACCTGGTGCCACCGCGCCTGCCGCTAAGCAGGAGCTATCAAATATGGCAACCGGCGAAACAGCAGAAAAGCTGCTTGCCCTGGAAGTTATCGCAGAGCTGGATGGCAGCAAGTACGCACACTTAGTAGAAGCACTGCTGCAGGATTCGGCGCCTGTTGTATACAACAAGGCTATAGAGGTGGCCGGTAAGCAGAGGCGCTACCACTTGTTTAAGTTAGCAGTAGCAGTGGCAGAACGCCACCAGGCTTACAAGGCCTTGCATAAGGCACTGACTTACTATGGAGATGCTGCCTATGAGGTTGTTCGAACTTTAACAGCACCGGTTTCAGCGCCTCTGCTCGACGTACTGCTGAAAACTGCCGGCCGTACAAAAGGAGAAGCTTCTACGCTTTTCCTGGAAGGAGCTCTAAAGCATTATCCAGCTAAGGCAGACCTGGTTGTGGAGGCGCTTTGGGAGAAAAAAGCGGAGGTGTCTGTGGAGACAAAAAAGGGACTGGAGCAGTGGCTGGATGACAAGCTGAGTCAGGGTCAGCTAAAGAAGCAGTACTACCTGCAACTGATGCCCGATAATGAAGCTACACTACTGCAGGAGGCAATCTGCTCAGAAATACACCAGGATATACAAAGTATACTTAAAGGCCTTGCGCTGGTTTATGACCAGCAGCGTATAGATAGGGTTATAGAGCTCTACAAAATGGGCTCCATGCACAAACTTTCTAATGCTGTGGAGATGCTGGAACTGCTTGTGTCTAAGAAGTACTTCACCAGCCTGGATGACCTGATTGAGTTCAGAGAGGACGTGAAAAATAACCAGCTACGGGTAACCAGCGGCAGGGACGTAAATACTGCTGCCGTTGTGGATGAGATATTAACCGGAAACAGGGCAACCTGCAATTCCTGGACCAGGGCTGTGGCCTGCTACCTGATTCCGCGGCTCCAGGATAAGGAGTTTCTACTTCCTGCGCTGGCCCGTGTTCCGGATAATGGAGACCCGCTTTTCCGGGAAACCAGAACGTATGTTGTATCCATGTTAAGCTAA
- a CDS encoding Pycsar system effector family protein, translating to MMDTDILERTHVYVAHQLPTNGLDTAHALTLEHTRALVAVAEEVGRSVRLNEHDMQLLLLAAWLYDLSNHQNSSPEEVKPSPAAQFLESSGLTAADINTVMQCIVATQYPQQPKNLLEEVLCDAVASFMASKDYLLHEERKAGLTPGALNEELKWIDEQRTLLKKHSYFTSYARHTFSAGKEKNIKTLKQKREEIISATPELQVLWEENKKLKKNLQKGKEQKVIKGVETMFRTTMASHLQLSVIADSKANIMISINAIIASIMISSFIKSFSDVPHLIIPAFFLTVVCIVTTIIAVLATRPNIKKTSSKPGGIDYLFFGDYTTLSADVYRANMREIMHDSDRLYNSMIDNIYLQGKVLEKKYRLLKLSYTVFVIGLCLVLASYAIAWFFLA from the coding sequence ATGATGGATACCGATATACTGGAAAGAACGCATGTATATGTTGCGCATCAACTGCCTACCAATGGCCTGGATACGGCTCATGCTCTTACTCTGGAGCATACCAGGGCACTGGTTGCCGTGGCAGAAGAAGTTGGCAGATCTGTGCGGCTGAACGAGCACGACATGCAGCTACTGCTGCTGGCCGCCTGGCTGTATGACCTGAGTAACCACCAAAATTCCAGTCCAGAGGAGGTTAAGCCATCTCCGGCAGCACAATTCCTCGAAAGCAGCGGACTTACTGCCGCAGACATAAACACAGTGATGCAGTGCATAGTCGCCACTCAATACCCGCAGCAGCCCAAAAACCTGCTGGAAGAAGTGCTGTGTGATGCTGTTGCCAGCTTTATGGCCTCCAAAGACTACCTGCTGCACGAAGAAAGAAAAGCCGGCCTGACACCGGGCGCTTTAAATGAAGAACTTAAATGGATAGATGAGCAGAGAACTTTACTGAAGAAGCACAGCTACTTCACCTCCTATGCCAGGCATACCTTTTCTGCCGGAAAGGAGAAGAACATCAAAACACTAAAGCAAAAGCGGGAAGAAATCATCAGTGCCACGCCGGAGCTGCAGGTCTTGTGGGAGGAGAACAAAAAGCTCAAGAAAAACCTGCAGAAAGGGAAAGAACAGAAGGTGATAAAAGGTGTAGAGACTATGTTCCGTACTACCATGGCCAGTCACTTACAACTGAGCGTCATAGCCGACAGCAAGGCAAATATCATGATCTCTATCAATGCCATCATCGCCTCTATCATGATTTCCTCTTTTATAAAGAGCTTCTCCGATGTACCTCACCTCATCATACCGGCCTTTTTCCTGACAGTGGTCTGCATTGTAACAACCATTATTGCCGTACTGGCCACCCGGCCCAATATCAAAAAAACCTCATCGAAGCCGGGGGGCATTGATTATCTTTTTTTCGGTGATTATACCACGTTGAGTGCTGATGTATACCGTGCCAACATGCGTGAAATTATGCATGACTCTGACCGCCTGTACAACAGCATGATCGATAATATTTACCTGCAGGGCAAAGTGCTTGAGAAGAAATACCGCCTGCTGAAACTGTCTTACACTGTGTTTGTGATTGGCCTGTGTTTAGTGTTGGCAAGCTACGCGATCGCCTGGTTTTTCCTTGCCTGA